The Arachis ipaensis cultivar K30076 chromosome B10, Araip1.1, whole genome shotgun sequence DNA window ggtataatcgtcttactgagtatctggccaaaaacggatttaaTAATGATGATATTTGCCcttgtgttttcataaagaaaactgcatctggattcattattattgttgtgtacgttaatgatttaaatatcattgggactcctgaaaagattctaacaattataaaaactctaaaagaagagtttgagatgaaagatcttggaaagactaaattttatctcggcctgcagatcgagcatataaaaaatgggatctttatctatCAAACAACATATACATATAAGATcttaaaaagattttatatggataagtcacagtccttaagtaccccaatgatcgtaagatctttggatgtgaaaaaggatcaattccgtcctaaagaaaaaaatgaagatatccttggtccagaagtaccatatcttagtgccattagagcgctaatgtatcttgctaataatacaccacccgatatatcatttgttgtgaatttactagcaagatatatttcctctccaaccagaaaacattggagtggaatcaaacaagtctttcgatatcttcatggaacagttgatatgggattgttttatccctatggatcaaagtcacaactagttggctatgcagatgctggatacttgtcttatccacataaagggagatctcaaacaggatacctattcacatatggggGAACAACTATATCAGggaggtccacaaaacagacgattgctgcaacatcctctaatcatgccgaaatactagcgattcatgaagcaaaTCGCGAGTATTTTTGTCttaggagtttgatccaatatattctgtcatcatgtggactaattgatcataagatagctccaactgttctgtttgaagataatacagcatgtattgctcaacttaaaggcggatacatcaaaggtgatagaacgaagcatatttctcccaaattcttctttactcatgatcttcaaaatcaatggacaattgatgtccaacagatccgctcaagtgacaatctggcagatttattcacaaagtcactctcAAAATCCTCATTtgaaaaattggtacatgagattgtgatgcgccgatttcgagacattaaatgatgtcgacaaaagggggagactgtactcttttttccttggtcaggttttctTCCCATTGAGTTTTTCttaacaaggtttttaatgaggcagtctccATTGCAAATGATTTTGTActatttttccttcactaaagtttttcccattgaattttctttagtaaggttttaacgagacataatcctaaatggacatTCAAaaaggagtgttgtgataagattaCTTACGTGGATGCCCATTTATGATGGGCGATTCAGTATTTTCAAGGAAGAGTACATTTAATAAACATTTGAAAAAGCTATCCTATGTACATCTATAAATAGAGAATTAAGCCTCTTAAAGTAACACACAACAATAAAGTATTCCTCTTTGCTCCTTCTTATACACTGCTAacacttctctttctttttattaTAGATATATAAATTATTCCTATTATATTAAGATTATTCCTATCATAGATATATAACGTTTAACACCTAATTTAGATCACTTTTAAAGACTTCACCACTCATAATCCaatatacaaaaataaaagtTCTATTATATTAGCTAATATTAATACTAGATTTTCTACTTCtacttttatatttattatatcttcctttatttatttcacaacacTACCAATAATAGTTTCAATACATTTACTGGCTTGACACTTGACAGCCTTGACAAGTTGGCATTGGTATGTTTTCAACTTTTcatataaattcaaatttgaaatattttcatTTCCCGGCAGAacactctctctctctgtctctctctccgAATTCTGCAGTGCCATGGAAGCACAAACGATTCACCATCAATCTCacggtctctctctctctctctctctctctctctctctctcNNNNNNNNNNNNNNNNNNNNNNNNNNNNNNNNNNNNNNNNNNNNNNNNNNNNNNNNNNNNNNNNNNNNNNNNNNNNNNNNNNNNNNNNNNNNNNNNNNNNNNNNNNNNNNNNNNNNNNNNNNNNNNNNNNNNNNNNNNNNNNNNNNNNNNNNNNNNNNNTCAGGCTGATTTCACATGCCGGCGCCAATTACGTTGGGTCAATGTCGAAATCGATCACGCATCTGgtcagttttattttatttccttattTTTCTGAACGAATTAGGTCAAAAGTACGTTATGTGAGGAAAGGAAAGCAAGTGAGAAGGTGAATTAAAACTAAAGTAGTATAAGTGTAGCTTTGATCCTGTTcgatgtttttttttaatttattttttatttataaacttGAGTGATCAGATTTGTTGGAAGTTTGAGGGAAGAAAGTATGAGATTGCCCAAAAGTTTGATATAATTATAGTCAATCATCGGTGGATTGAAGACTGCATTAAAGAAGGAAGGCGCGTGCCAGAAGAGTCATATATCTTGCAAAGGTTCTTTTCTCTTTAGCTGCCTTTATTTGGTACCTGTTGGATGATTATACTGGAGTGGCTTTGGATATCATTAAATTATGGCATTCTTATTATGTAGTGATAGATTATATTTGATGGCATCCAATGGCAAGCTTGAAAAGAGTTAAATCAGCCGTTGAAATTGCATAAACGGATCAACTATTTCCATTTTAACTAAGCCATAGTTTAAAATTTCATCTTACTTCTAGAGAAAGATGGTAATCAGGGTACAACTTTTCAAAGCTAGTCCTTGAGATGTTTGTATATAGGGTAGAATTTGTTTTATACGATGATAtgatgaagaggaggaggaggtgctTTATTTTTGAATACCGAGTTTGCTGAAGTTTCTTTTGTAGTTTCTCATGTTAGGCTTAGGGAGTATTGATCTTAAATTGTTTTCAGCAGGTGTGGTTATTATTATGTTTGAAAAGTTGCAGATACAGTTAGTTACTTGTCTTTGTAGGAATTCATGTTATTGGTATTTTTATTTTCACATTGTATAAAGCCTGCATGCAGTGAACCTTCACACACTTGTTTTTAAGCTACCTTTCTTCTGCAGTGGATATGAAGTTGGGCCATTGTTACTGGAAGTTCCAATCAGTGTTCCAGCAACTAGATTGACAAAAAATAAAGTTATAACTCATCAAATATATGATATTGACTCTGGAGAGCAAACAACTGAGATCAGTTTTGGAGCTTCGGAAAATTCTGTTTGGGAAGATTTAAATACAAAGGTAGCAATAGCCTCTCCGCTCTTTCTGTTGATTGTTGTTTTGTTGCTCTTGTACATTCTACGTATTTGCCATCATGTATTCATGTCTGTTTCACAAATATGTCACTCCATTTTTTGAGTGGGCCTCAACTTTCATCAAATGTCATTATGAATTGTAAAGGCTCAACCGTGGATGCATAACTATCAACTCAAATTTTTAATCAGTATTTATATGCAGTACGTAGTTACATACTCCATCTAGATTTACTGTAATTTGTTTGGTATCAGTTTCTATTAATAGTTATTGGTAGTGCTTTTAATATGCTGAGAAGCCTTTTTGTTGTAACAATCGATTATGGTATGTTTATGTGGAGCTGGGATGAGATTTTTTCTTCTATTGCTTTGATTCATAGGTTGAAATTTAATGCATTAGTTAACATTAACAATATAAAATAGCTGATGTCTATTAATCTCTTTTTATTGAAGGTTTTCTAAATTACTTTGATACCTTATACCCTTGAATATAGCATTATGGTTAATTGCATTGTTTAAGGTGCAATTTTAGAATGAAATTGAAAAATGTTAAATATTTTGGAACTTTGTCCTTTTCATGCAGTAGACCAAGTGAATGAATATGAattacttttctattgttttgtGAGGCCTGCTAATCTTGTTTCAACTGCATTTTAAGCATGACAAGTCCATTGCTTATCCTTCTAGACGGTCAAGGAAAGGAAAAAGAAGTATCTGTGCTGGTAATGGAGGTTGTACTGTGGCTGAACCTTCTCCTAAAGGCAGAAGGATTGTAAACAATATTGTTGATGAAGTGGTGTTGGACCCTTTATTGGATGTGGTCCCGGACAACCACCATAATAGATGGGATAGACGAAACCATGATGCTGCAGCTACCACTAGCCTTTGTAGTGGTGTCAATAAGGGAAATACAATTGAAAATGGAGAAACAACAGATGCCGGATTGTCTACTCAAAATGAAACTATCAATGGAACTTCAGATAGCATTGAAGAGATCGATCATTCGAACAATGTATCAGCTCTTAGAAGTTCAACTTTCTCTGTAGAGTATCACCTACCTATGACGCAAATGTCGACAGATACATGTTCTTCTGCTGAAAAGTTCACAGATGATTGTCAGGATGAACATGTTGCTGGCTTACCTACATCCAGTGAGTTATCCTGTGTTATCTGTCACGCAGATTTCAGCGCAACAAGGGGAATTCTTCCATGTGGACATCGATTTTGTTTTGAATGCATTCATAGTTGGGCTAATCATAGGGTATgccttttctttaattttaatttctctcCTATTCTTATAACAATCTTCTCTTGTATATtcccttttcttttgattttttttttttatttttagaaatgcACTCTTTACGTGGTTTCTGATATCTTATCGGAAACTTTGGGTGCCATGCTACTATCTAATGAACAAGTTGTGTATGTATATTTGGGTGTTATTCAGCTGGGTGCTAAAGCTGTTTAAAATTTCTTTAAAAGTTGAGTCAAATAGTATTTTCACTcgacttttttaaaatttaaattatgtcAACTTTGACATGAAGTTTACTGTCCTAACATTCATGTCACTTTTTTCCTATTTAGGTCAGATTCTTTGTTAATACTGTCTCAAATTCTGTTTAAAGAAACAGTATGTCTTAATTAGATTTGTGTTGTGTTGACATGGGTAATGAATAAAATGGTAAACAGATACAATAATAGAAGTTGTGATAAATGTTATAGCTCTTTAGCTTTATGTTATGTTTATTTACCCACCAAGTCACAAAAAGACTTGTTGCTGCAGGTTGTAATATTTTGTGCTTTAGTTATTGTCAATCTATAGATTGGGTTCTTTTACAGAGCAATGTTGACTGGATTATTTAGAACTTGTTATCATGTACAGCTTCAGTCTAATATGATTTGAATGTTTCTTTCATGGTCATAATCGGTTTATCACTATTTTTAGACTTCAACGAGGAAAAATGCAACCTGTCCTTTGTGCAAGGCAAGTTTTCAGTCGATCAAGAAGGTTGAGCATGCAGATAAAATTGATCAAAAAGTATACACCCAGACAGTCCCATGTCACAATTCAGCTGAAGATGTTTTTATCGCTCCACATCAAGGATTTCCCGATTACCCTTTTGAGGTATGGTTATCCATTAAACTAGATACTAGTGCGTCAATAAGTTCTCATTCTTTCAAAGTAGTTGAATTCAATATTAGCATCTTGCTTGTACCCTGGCGTTATATATAGAGGgaattatgcttgaaattgatgttattAAAAGAAACATCAAGGGAAATAAATTATGGAAAAGAGTAACAGGTGGCTGGAAAGAAACATGGCGCAAATTATGATGCATCATGCATAGTCGTTTAAATGAACACTGAACATTTTCTGGCTTGTAGATTTTCATAATATATAGAATAGTACTACTAAAAATATGATATATAGTAGACTTGCCTGGATTTTATACCCGACAATTTAAAAAGCTTGAGTTGTATATCATTGTGCCTTCAAACTAGTGAATACCTTTTATGTAAATAGAGTGATTAGGAAGAATTTACATGAGTACATGACTCTCATTCTCTTTTGCCTAACCTGGGTTACCTGGCATTTCATATGTATTTTATGTTATGATGTTTGATCAACTTCTAGTTGTGCTTCTCCTAACCATTACTTTGTCTAGATTAGAGGGAAAAACAAGGGAACTAGAAATATATAGATACAAAGAAACTAGAATCAGTTAGGCAGTTACAACACCTAGAAAAGCTGAACATGGTTTGGCATGCAAGACTTCACCTAAGTATTAAATTTTTAGCctttttaactaactaactaggTAGGCTATTTTTCCTATCTCTTACGTAATACTGAAATTAATATGTTATTAGCGTAATTAAGTATGTTGAAAATGCACGTATAAAATTAAAAACCCAGAAGACTAATCTGAAAGCCTAATTTCCTTTTCGTTTTTTTGGTCATGTTTATAAACGGCCATTCTTTTGTGATAATTCTCCTGCATCCATAATTTTATGTCTTATGCTTATACAGTCCTCAGTGGCAAACTCTTGTGTAGTTTGTGGTGGTCTGGAACCAGAGGATCTCCTTGACAGGTGTGATATTTGCCAAACTCGAAGAATCCATATCTATTGCCTGGACCCTCCTATAACTCCATGGATATGCAATCCCTGCAACCAACTACGGAGAAGTTACTATGATCGCTCGTATTAATTTCCATCATTTCTTCAGTTTATCCAGAGTAAGTGCCATTCTTGGTACATCACTGTTGCTGAGCTTCTtgtaattttaaagaaaaaaaaattgttggtGGCATTTTCTAAGCGATTTCATTTTCTACATCTATTGCACCAATTTAATTTGCCTTTTCATATTGAACTTAATCTAATTGTGAGATTTAGCAATAGTATGCAAGGATTCAATTGATTTTGCTTGTGAATTTCTGTAAGGATTGTTCAACTGCACGTTCATGGGTATGAAACAAGCACCTGAGTACATGTAAAATGTAAAATGTAATTTAACGTTACTGTCTAATATTGAATCTAGCTATGCTTGTTATTATCAGCATGGATGAGATTTTCATGAAAGTAGCATAAAGTGGGAATACTACTAattgaatattttgattcaaattaCATTGTATGATTTAGCTATAATTGTCTCTCAATTTAATTTGTTATCACTACTGCAGCTTGAAGTCACATCAATATGAAGTTAGGTTTATTTATTAAACGAAAAATCCTGTTTTTCGGGGAGATCTTTTACAAACAAGAATTTAGTTTCTGGAAGCATTACTTTATACATATATCAGTTAGGATCAAATGACATTggtattaatttaaataaagttataccatttataattttttataggatgtatttttttattgattcaaGCATGCATGAATCATAAGTGCTTGAATCACAATGGCATATAATAAAAGATTATCTATATCAAGTTTTATTGAAACTCGACATTAATAAGcatgcatttgaagaaccttttGTTTAGATGTATTTTGAACAACTATATTAAgttgattttcaaatttcaactatATAAAATAGCAAagtatttttttgtgtttcttttaAAAGTATATATcatagtaattttttatttttttaatatatttaaatttttcaataattttttttatattagatgCCTTATTAGTGGTAAACAAAAAattactttcttttattattttattactaaACCAAAAAGTAACTCCTCTCAAGAAGATATATGCTTAATCTCTTGTGGTATTGAGAAGTTGCACTTGCAATGCATGCAGCCATATCTATTATCTAGTGTGTTTTTTTCTTGAGTTGTGATGTCACAATCGAGCACACTGCTCTTATGGGCTCACATCCTCGTGCGGCCCCTACTTTGAAGTGAACCTATCAACAAACAAGTTTCCTTTTCATGCCTCTCCCATCCAAATTCTCAACCCTTTCCTATAACATTCTTGTTTTTATCCAACCGACTTATCGTTTTCCTTTTCGTTTGTTGTGTGTTTATGTCCGTATTCTCAGCACTTTCCTGTACATTCTTCTCTAAATTCATACGTTTTTCCCCCTCTTGAATTTATGCATTTTCTCATGTTACCAGCATAAGTATTGTAGGTTGATATATATTATCTTGTCCATTAATTAGATATGTTAATTTgttgatataatttttttgttagccACGGTATCCTTCGGTccgacaggtcaaggactaatctgTCACAGATCTGACCTCCATTTAAAGATCTGTCGCTGACCAATGAGTTACTACATGTACAAGGTGAAATTCCAATCTCTAACAATTGTTTAATTTGTTGACATATTATACCTATTCTCAGGATATCAAAATAATCggttacattttttttaatttataattacttAAAAAAAGAGATAGTTTGATGTATAAGTATTCTGTAGTAATATAAGAttcggaaaaaaaaaatcttatttaaATAGTGTAATTTAAAACAACTTAATCTGATAATTAATTCTATGATTTAAATATATGACTTTAAACTCACACGAAGACAACTCAATTGATATTATAtcattatatttatttatctattgttCTAATTGAGTCACCAATATAAACGGTCTCGATTCAATGCCACTAAAGTTTCTTAAAGGAATAACAAttagtgtaatttttttttatttcaaatatttaaactTGAAACTACTTGTTTACCTACCACTTTGTAACGGCGTTATACTACTCTAACCTATACATATCGTAGTACTTCCTTTCATATCCAATTATCCATACTCTTAGGTAAAACATTCTTTTGTTTCTTATGTAACAGTTGTGCACCAGAAATAACTAGTTGACATTGAAATGTAAAAATTATATTCAGACAATTCTAAACTCATtttaaaaatacatgttaaaaataagactggacacgtTGACACGTGATAATATTTAGGTGTGTCtaaatatattcaaatttttttttattttttattaaaacacatCAGAAGACATATCAAATAAATACCAAGTGTTGTATCTAAAATATATCTACGTGAatacaacaataaaaaaaagtgtCTGTATGTATGTGCTTTATAGTTTTGTTGGTTTCACGTGCAAAGTCACTGCATCTTAACCGTATTCTGTCACTGCTCTGACTAGGACAACCACTGCACTAACTGCTTCTTCTCTTATTTAAATTCTTTGCCTTaatttgcatttaattattaaaagcCACTTAAAGAGTTTAAAAGTGGATATATTGTAAGAGGAATTTTATTATGACTATCGATACGGAAATACGATGGTTATAAACTTTAGATAatattcaaaaataatatctgaaattaatattatattttttatcatttGATTTAGATGAGATTGGACAAGTAGTGTGCATATTAAGCTATCTAGTTAAACATTTTTTCAATTTGAACAAATAATAatggaatatttttttatttagttcttattagttgtttgtttttattttttgtNNNATATTTTTGCATTAAATgcattaataatatattaaaaaaattaaattttttattttaactttgtAACAAATATCCTTAAACACTCTTTAACTAAATCCTTTTTTAAGTTATATCAttcttataattaatattttaacagAGAATGTTATAAGGAAGAAGCACatgcataattttttttctatatcaTATTAATCATTCTTAAAACATAAAAtcgtaataaaattaaaatggttTGATTTAATAGATGTGTGTTTGTAACGTAGCATATACTTGTgtcttgctttgtttaatttgttttatactacaatatttatattaaaaaaaaatctcgAAAGCCAACATTCAACACAAAAAAGAGAATATCTGAAACTcttagaaataaaaatatttaaaattcaactaaaaaaaatataaaaaatttttaaaaacgaaAACACTCGAAACtcaaaaaaatattgaatttatTTCACAACCTACTATAATATTAGCTGAAATTGACTGCTATAATATTAGCAATGTAGTATTACTATGTTTATAACCTTTTAGTTTATAACCAATTGGTTTAGCCACTTCAAAGAATAATCCAGCATCTTATAGGATTTAACTTTAGCCTATAATGTCGTTTCTACCTTTCAAGCTTTATATACTTTATTTATAAGAAAAGAACAAGTGAGGTGACTCACCAATTTCATCATGCAATAAACTTTACATTAGGTTCATGTGCATGGTAAGGTGCGaatttaaaattcatttaaaaaagcATTTTACTTTAACAGAGTTTATAAATTTCTCTTTTCGTTTACATTTTTTTTTGGTCTCAGAAATAGAATTTAAAAGGTTTAATCATTTTATTAATTACTGCATGTATTTTAAgagaaatattat harbors:
- the LOC107621679 gene encoding uncharacterized protein LOC107621679 codes for the protein MSKSITHLICWKFEGRKYEIAQKFDIIIVNHRWIEDCIKEGRRVPEESYILQSGYEVGPLLLEVPISVPATRLTKNKVITHQIYDIDSGEQTTEISFGASENSVWEDLNTKHDKSIAYPSRRSRKGKRSICAGNGGCTVAEPSPKGRRIVNNIVDEVVLDPLLDVVPDNHHNRWDRRNHDAAATTSLCSGVNKGNTIENGETTDAGLSTQNETINGTSDSIEEIDHSNNVSALRSSTFSVEYHLPMTQMSTDTCSSAEKFTDDCQDEHVAGLPTSSELSCVICHADFSATRGILPCGHRFCFECIHSWANHRTSTRKNATCPLCKASFQSIKKVEHADKIDQKVYTQTVPCHNSAEDVFIAPHQGFPDYPFEFVVVWNQRISLTGVIFAKLEESISIAWTLL